In Kitasatospora gansuensis, a genomic segment contains:
- a CDS encoding MetQ/NlpA family ABC transporter substrate-binding protein has protein sequence MRNVLKFTSVLATAGLALSLTACSSDSSSSSGSSPDAALTVVASPTPHAQILDFVKKNLADAAGLKLEVKVVTDYVTPNTAVQDGSADANYFQHVPYLEDFNKKQGTSIVSVEPVHLEPLGLYSKKVKSAAELPNGATVGLPNDVTNEGRALKLLADNNVIKLKDGVGTAATPADVVSNPKNLKWKELEAAQLPRSLPDLDAAVINGNYALEANLKPAADAILLEKAAGNPYANILAVKKGKENDPRVKKLAELLHSDKVKDYINTTFNGSVIPAF, from the coding sequence GTGCGTAACGTCCTGAAGTTCACCAGCGTCCTCGCCACCGCCGGGCTCGCCCTGTCGCTCACCGCCTGCAGCAGCGACAGCTCCTCCTCGTCCGGCTCCAGCCCGGACGCGGCGCTCACGGTGGTCGCGAGCCCGACCCCGCACGCGCAGATCCTGGACTTCGTCAAGAAGAACCTGGCCGACGCGGCCGGGCTCAAGCTCGAGGTCAAGGTGGTCACCGACTACGTGACCCCGAACACCGCCGTCCAGGACGGCTCGGCCGACGCCAACTACTTCCAGCACGTGCCGTACCTCGAGGACTTCAACAAGAAGCAGGGCACCAGCATCGTCTCGGTCGAGCCGGTGCACCTGGAGCCCCTCGGCCTCTACTCCAAGAAGGTGAAGTCGGCCGCCGAGCTGCCCAACGGCGCCACGGTCGGCCTGCCCAACGACGTCACCAACGAGGGCCGGGCGCTCAAGCTGCTCGCCGACAACAACGTGATCAAGCTCAAGGACGGCGTGGGCACCGCCGCCACCCCGGCCGACGTGGTCAGCAACCCGAAGAACCTGAAGTGGAAGGAGCTGGAGGCCGCCCAGCTCCCGCGGTCGCTGCCCGACCTGGACGCCGCCGTGATCAACGGCAACTACGCGCTCGAGGCCAACCTCAAGCCCGCCGCCGACGCGATCCTGCTGGAGAAGGCCGCGGGCAACCCGTACGCCAACATCCTGGCCGTCAAGAAGGGCAAGGAGAACGACCCCCGGGTGAAGAAGCTCGCCGAGCTGCTGCACTCCGACAAGGTCAAGGACTACATCAACACCACCTTCAACGGCTCGGTCATCCCGGCCTTCTGA
- a CDS encoding methionine ABC transporter permease, which translates to MTWDQMQDLMWPATWETFQMVGVATVVTVLLGLPLGLLLVLTDKGGALQNAPVNRVIGAVVNLGRSMPFIIIMVALQTFTRAVAGTTIGWEAATVPLTVGAIPFFARLVETSVREVDGGLVEAVHAMGGGTWTTVRKVLLPESLPSLVSSVVTTIIALIGFSAMAGTVGGGGLGFLAINYGYLRFETGFMWVIVAELAVIVTVIQLAGDLIVRRLTNRGGSGGTVRLLRSRDTPSEKDEELVLPH; encoded by the coding sequence ATGACCTGGGACCAGATGCAGGACCTGATGTGGCCCGCCACCTGGGAGACCTTCCAGATGGTCGGCGTCGCCACCGTGGTCACCGTGCTGCTCGGGCTGCCGCTCGGCCTGCTGCTGGTGCTCACCGACAAGGGTGGCGCGCTGCAGAACGCCCCGGTGAACCGGGTGATCGGAGCCGTCGTCAACCTCGGCCGCTCGATGCCGTTCATCATCATCATGGTCGCGCTGCAGACCTTCACCCGAGCCGTGGCGGGCACCACCATCGGCTGGGAGGCGGCCACGGTGCCGCTGACGGTCGGTGCCATCCCGTTCTTCGCCCGGCTGGTGGAGACCTCGGTCCGCGAGGTCGACGGGGGCCTGGTGGAGGCCGTCCACGCGATGGGCGGCGGGACCTGGACCACCGTCCGAAAGGTGCTGCTCCCCGAGTCGCTGCCCTCGCTGGTCTCCTCCGTGGTCACCACGATCATCGCGCTGATCGGGTTCTCCGCGATGGCCGGCACGGTCGGCGGCGGCGGCCTGGGCTTCCTCGCCATCAACTACGGCTACCTGCGCTTCGAGACCGGCTTCATGTGGGTGATCGTCGCCGAGCTCGCCGTCATCGTGACGGTCATTCAGCTGGCCGGCGACCTGATCGTCCGTCGGCTCACCAACCGCGGCGGGTCCGGCGGAACCGTCCGCCTGCTGCGCTCGCGCGACACCCCGTCCGAGAAGGACGAGGAACTCGTCCTTCCGCACTGA